A region from the Sandaracinus amylolyticus genome encodes:
- the cpaB gene encoding Flp pilus assembly protein CpaB, producing MNRTLLMLSAALLAMGVLVFWMYQDQFRAEEAGGQAIEVVAAAIDIELGQPVRAEWLTTKEVPQSYLEERHIRADGMRDLIGLPLAQSVHAGEAVLRTDLSAMSDARRTLSGTVPTGQRAVTIMARPTSTFGGLLRPGDRVDVLLTVGSRELPDTWRQVVVLENILVLAVGQEFEIREAVEAPTTGGSRGDTRDVRFGRATNITLQVTIEQGALLTIARQRGGLSLLLRNPNDIQVGGEHPDIVAADVLDATRRARFLRRTIAVAAPPAPPPAEGAPTAPGTEPAAPTAPTAPTAPTAPAAPAPATP from the coding sequence ATGAATCGCACCCTCCTCATGCTCTCGGCGGCGCTCCTCGCGATGGGCGTCCTGGTCTTCTGGATGTACCAGGACCAGTTCCGCGCGGAGGAGGCCGGTGGCCAGGCGATCGAGGTGGTCGCGGCAGCGATCGACATCGAGCTGGGCCAGCCGGTGCGCGCCGAGTGGCTGACCACGAAGGAAGTCCCGCAGAGCTACCTCGAGGAGCGCCACATCCGGGCCGACGGGATGCGCGATCTGATCGGGCTTCCGCTCGCGCAGTCCGTGCACGCCGGCGAGGCGGTGCTGCGCACCGATCTGAGCGCGATGTCGGACGCGCGTCGCACGCTCTCGGGCACCGTCCCGACGGGCCAGCGCGCGGTGACGATCATGGCGCGTCCGACGTCGACGTTCGGCGGGCTGCTGCGCCCCGGCGATCGCGTGGACGTGCTGCTCACGGTCGGCAGCCGCGAGCTGCCCGACACCTGGCGTCAGGTCGTCGTGCTCGAGAACATCCTGGTGCTCGCGGTGGGCCAGGAGTTCGAGATCCGGGAGGCGGTCGAGGCCCCGACGACCGGCGGCTCGCGCGGCGACACCCGCGACGTGCGCTTCGGCCGCGCGACGAACATCACGCTGCAGGTGACGATCGAGCAGGGCGCGCTGCTCACGATCGCGCGCCAGCGCGGCGGGCTGAGCCTGCTGCTGCGCAACCCGAACGACATCCAGGTCGGCGGCGAGCACCCCGACATCGTCGCGGCCGACGTGCTCGACGCGACGCGACGCGCGCGGTTCCTCCGCCGCACGATCGCAGTGGCGGCGCCGCCCGCGCCTCCGCCCGCCGAGGGCGCACCGACCGCGCCGGGCACCGAGCCCGCGGCCCCGACCGCTCCGACCGCTCCGACCGCTCCGACCGCCCCGGCTGCGCCCGCGCCCGCAACGCCCTGA